In uncultured Bacteroides sp., one genomic interval encodes:
- a CDS encoding D-2-hydroxyacid dehydrogenase, translating into MKIVVLDGYGMNPGDLSWDELKALGDCTIYDRTSAADVVARSKDADVILTNKVEINAEVIAALPELKYIGVTATGFNVVDVTAAKERGIVVTNTPAYSTISVAQMAFAHILNITQNVAHHSNEVKNGRWTNSEDFCFWDTPLTELSGLKLGIVGLGRTGMATARVAFGFGMSVCAYTSKSQLQLPPEIKMMTKDEIFTECDIISLHCPLTEETRELVDAKRLASMKSTAILINTGRGSLINEQDLADALNKGVIYAAGLDVLSSEPPRADNPLLTAKNCFITPHIAWATKASRVRLMSIVVENIKAYSAGKPVNNVAK; encoded by the coding sequence ATGAAAATTGTAGTATTAGACGGTTATGGAATGAATCCGGGCGATTTATCGTGGGATGAACTTAAGGCTTTGGGTGATTGTACAATTTATGATCGCACTTCTGCAGCAGATGTTGTTGCTCGTTCCAAAGATGCAGACGTTATATTAACTAATAAAGTAGAGATTAATGCTGAGGTAATTGCTGCTCTTCCAGAGCTGAAATATATTGGCGTAACTGCTACCGGATTTAATGTTGTAGATGTTACGGCAGCGAAAGAACGTGGAATCGTTGTTACCAATACTCCTGCTTACAGTACTATTTCGGTTGCTCAGATGGCATTTGCTCATATTTTGAATATAACTCAGAATGTGGCACATCATTCTAACGAAGTAAAAAATGGCCGATGGACCAACAGCGAGGATTTCTGCTTCTGGGATACTCCACTTACAGAACTGAGCGGACTAAAACTTGGTATCGTGGGACTTGGACGTACTGGTATGGCTACGGCTCGCGTTGCATTTGGTTTTGGAATGAGTGTTTGTGCTTATACTTCTAAATCACAGCTTCAATTGCCACCGGAAATTAAGATGATGACAAAAGATGAAATTTTCACTGAATGTGATATTATTAGTCTTCATTGTCCGCTAACCGAAGAAACCCGCGAACTTGTTGATGCAAAACGTCTGGCAAGTATGAAATCAACGGCTATCCTTATCAACACCGGTCGTGGTTCGCTTATCAATGAGCAAGACTTGGCTGATGCTTTGAATAAAGGAGTTATTTATGCTGCCGGATTAGATGTATTGTCATCTGAACCTCCACGTGCAGATAATCCGTTACTTACAGCTAAGAACTGTTTCATCACTCCTCATATAGCATGGGCTACTAAAGCTTCTCGTGTGAGACTGATGAGTATTGTTGTAGAAAATATTAAAGCATACTCAGCTGGTAAACCGGTTAATAATGTAGCAAAATAA
- a CDS encoding replication-associated recombination protein A, with the protein MAQPLAERLRPKSLDDYIGQKHLVGEGAILRKMIDAGRISSFILWGPPGVGKTTLAQIIANKLETPFYTLSAVSSGVKDVRDVIEKAKSGRFFSQASPILFIDEIHRFSKSQQDSLLGAVEKGIVTLIGATTENPSFEVIRPLLSRCQLYVLKSLEKEDLLQLIDRAIKEDHILKSKNIVVKESDAMLRYSGGDARKLLNILELVVESDTEDPIEITDEKVVDRLQQNPLAYDKDGEMHYDIISAFIKSIRGSDPDGAIYWLARMVEGGEDPAFIARRLVISASEDIGLANPNALLLANACFDTLMKIGWPEGRIPLAQTTIYLATSPKSNSAYNAINDALELVRNTGNLPVPLHLRNAPTKLMKQLGYGNDYKYAHNYEGHFVKQQFLPEELKNQSIWHPQPNPAEAKLKEHMVQLWGDRYKE; encoded by the coding sequence ATGGCACAACCATTAGCAGAAAGACTCCGGCCAAAGTCGCTTGATGACTATATTGGCCAGAAACATTTAGTGGGAGAAGGGGCAATCTTGCGTAAGATGATAGACGCAGGACGCATTTCGTCATTTATTCTTTGGGGACCTCCCGGAGTAGGTAAAACTACGCTTGCGCAGATTATAGCCAACAAACTTGAAACTCCCTTTTATACATTGAGTGCAGTCAGCTCAGGCGTAAAAGATGTGCGCGATGTAATTGAAAAAGCAAAAAGTGGACGTTTCTTTTCACAAGCCAGCCCTATACTATTTATAGATGAAATTCATCGTTTCAGTAAATCACAGCAGGATTCCTTGCTGGGTGCTGTTGAGAAGGGGATAGTTACACTTATTGGTGCAACAACAGAAAATCCTTCCTTTGAGGTAATTCGTCCGTTACTTTCCCGTTGTCAGCTTTATGTGCTTAAATCATTAGAAAAAGAAGATTTACTTCAGCTTATAGATCGTGCTATAAAAGAGGATCATATCCTGAAGAGTAAAAATATAGTAGTCAAAGAGTCAGATGCCATGCTTCGCTATTCCGGTGGAGATGCACGCAAGTTGCTTAATATACTTGAGCTGGTTGTTGAGTCTGATACTGAAGATCCAATAGAGATTACCGATGAAAAGGTGGTTGACAGGCTTCAGCAAAATCCATTGGCTTATGATAAAGACGGAGAAATGCATTATGATATTATTTCCGCTTTTATAAAAAGTATTCGTGGAAGTGATCCCGACGGAGCAATTTATTGGCTGGCCCGCATGGTGGAAGGGGGAGAAGATCCTGCCTTTATTGCCCGCCGATTGGTTATTTCTGCTTCAGAAGATATCGGTTTGGCAAATCCAAATGCATTGCTACTCGCCAATGCCTGCTTTGATACGCTGATGAAAATAGGATGGCCCGAAGGACGCATACCATTGGCACAGACAACTATTTATCTGGCAACAAGTCCCAAAAGTAATTCGGCCTACAACGCCATTAATGATGCACTGGAATTAGTTCGGAATACAGGTAATCTGCCTGTGCCGTTACACCTGCGCAATGCTCCTACAAAGCTGATGAAACAGTTGGGATATGGCAATGACTATAAATATGCACATAATTATGAAGGGCATTTTGTAAAACAACAATTTCTTCCCGAGGAATTGAAAAACCAATCAATCTGGCATCCGCAACCAAATCCGGCGGAGGCTAAACTCAAAGAACATATGGTACAACTCTGGGGAGATCGTTATAAAGAATAA
- a CDS encoding trimeric intracellular cation channel family protein: MPTFVQIIEFFGTFAFAISGIRLASAKQFDWFGAYVVGLVTAIGGGTIRDVLLDVTPFWMTNPVYLICSALALFWVVVFGKQLVHLHNTFFIFDSIGLALFTVVGVEKTIALGFPFWVAIVMGSITGAAGGVIRDIFINEIPLIFRKEIYAMACIVGGLVFWGCSFMNLDSMLIQCISGFSVFLTRILAVKYNICLPKLKGV, from the coding sequence ATGCCTACATTTGTTCAGATTATAGAATTCTTCGGAACTTTTGCTTTTGCCATTAGTGGCATACGTTTAGCTTCTGCTAAACAATTCGACTGGTTTGGTGCTTATGTTGTTGGATTGGTTACTGCTATTGGTGGTGGAACTATCCGTGATGTTCTGCTCGATGTTACACCTTTTTGGATGACAAATCCAGTTTATCTTATTTGTTCTGCCCTGGCCTTATTCTGGGTAGTAGTTTTTGGCAAACAATTAGTTCATTTACATAACACATTCTTTATTTTCGACTCCATTGGTCTTGCTCTTTTTACCGTTGTTGGAGTAGAAAAAACTATAGCTTTAGGTTTTCCTTTTTGGGTTGCTATTGTAATGGGAAGTATTACAGGTGCTGCAGGTGGAGTGATTCGTGATATCTTTATTAACGAGATTCCACTTATTTTTAGAAAAGAAATTTATGCTATGGCCTGTATAGTGGGAGGATTGGTGTTCTGGGGCTGTTCTTTTATGAATCTGGACAGTATGCTGATACAATGTATCAGTGGTTTTAGTGTTTTTCTCACAAGAATTCTTGCAGTAAAATATAATATCTGTTTACCGAAGTTAAAAGGAGT
- the wecB gene encoding UDP-N-acetylglucosamine 2-epimerase (non-hydrolyzing): MKITIVAGARPNFMKIAPIMHAIDNAREQGKEISYRVIYTGSANDTSLDPSLFADLNIKKPTAYLGIGFENLTERAGGIMLAFEKELKENPTNIVLVVDDLTSTMACAIVAKKQNIKVAHLVAGTRSFDMSMPKEVNRMITDGLSDYLFTAGMGANRNLNQTGAENEQVFLVGNILMDSLRYNRHRFIKPATFNVLGLKEQNYILLTINRHALIENKENFKELIERLISEAKGTPIVAPLHAYVRDVMSELNIKASNLHILPPQSYLSFGYLTSKAKAIVTDSGNVAEEATFLGIPCITLNNYVEHTETCSIGTNELVGENPEQLGAAIEKIMKGEWKQGSLPERWDGRTADRIVQTLLQLV; encoded by the coding sequence ATGAAAATTACTATTGTTGCAGGGGCACGCCCCAACTTTATGAAGATTGCTCCAATCATGCATGCTATTGATAATGCAAGAGAGCAAGGTAAAGAAATCTCATATAGGGTAATATATACTGGATCAGCTAATGATACAAGTTTGGATCCTTCTCTTTTTGCTGATTTGAATATAAAAAAGCCGACTGCTTATCTGGGAATAGGTTTTGAAAACCTTACTGAACGGGCAGGAGGAATTATGCTGGCTTTTGAAAAAGAACTAAAAGAAAATCCAACCAATATAGTATTAGTCGTTGACGATTTAACTTCCACTATGGCGTGTGCTATCGTTGCTAAAAAGCAAAATATAAAAGTTGCTCACCTGGTTGCAGGAACACGATCTTTTGATATGAGCATGCCTAAAGAAGTGAACCGAATGATTACCGATGGACTTTCTGATTACCTGTTTACAGCTGGAATGGGTGCTAATCGTAATTTAAATCAAACGGGAGCAGAGAATGAACAGGTTTTCCTTGTAGGAAATATCCTGATGGATTCTCTAAGATATAATCGCCACAGATTTATAAAGCCTGCTACATTTAATGTGTTAGGATTAAAAGAACAAAACTATATTCTTTTAACAATCAATCGCCATGCATTAATTGAAAATAAAGAGAATTTCAAAGAGCTCATTGAGCGATTAATATCTGAAGCCAAAGGTACTCCTATTGTTGCTCCACTACATGCATACGTGCGTGATGTGATGAGCGAGCTTAATATAAAAGCTTCTAATTTACACATTCTTCCTCCGCAAAGCTATCTTTCATTTGGTTATCTGACCAGCAAAGCCAAAGCGATAGTTACCGACTCCGGTAATGTAGCAGAAGAAGCAACATTCCTTGGTATTCCATGTATTACATTAAACAACTACGTAGAACACACCGAAACCTGCTCTATCGGTACTAACGAATTAGTTGGTGAAAACCCGGAACAGCTTGGAGCTGCGATTGAAAAAATAATGAAAGGCGAATGGAAACAAGGAAGTCTTCCTGAAAGATGGGATGGAAGAACAGCCGACAGAATTGTTCAGACTTTGCTTCAACTGGTATAA
- a CDS encoding winged helix DNA-binding protein: MIKVICQLRDINIAMNDLEIQLNDKYGVGLNEAMALCCLSEGRLSASEIAEMTGMTSSHCSKVIRSVEQKMLIERSLGENDKRQMYFNLNKEGKKVLSQIKCKGLVLPEILQPVLGHCDEE; encoded by the coding sequence ATGATAAAAGTAATCTGTCAGCTGAGAGACATTAATATTGCCATGAATGATCTTGAAATACAGCTGAATGATAAATATGGCGTTGGTTTAAATGAAGCAATGGCTCTCTGTTGTCTTTCGGAAGGTCGTTTGTCGGCATCCGAAATTGCAGAAATGACTGGGATGACATCATCTCACTGTTCTAAAGTAATAAGGTCTGTTGAACAGAAGATGCTTATTGAACGTAGTCTGGGAGAAAATGATAAGCGACAAATGTACTTTAATCTGAATAAAGAGGGAAAGAAGGTTTTGTCGCAGATAAAATGTAAAGGTCTTGTTTTACCGGAAATCTTGCAACCTGTCCTTGGACATTGTGATGAAGAATAG
- a CDS encoding FAD-dependent oxidoreductase — translation MSKEKYIIIGGVAGGATTAARIRRINEDVEIVLFEKGDYISYANCGLPYYIGGVISERENLFLQTPESFGLRFNIDVRVHSEVISIDRNNKEVIVRSQSGEEYKEKYDKLLLSPGAAPVRPAFPGIDLDGIFTLRNVNDTDAIKNYMDTHSVKKAVVVGAGFIGLEMAENLQHAGAEVSIIEMLNQVMPPIDYSMASLVHQHLQDKGVNLYLEHAVSAFTKKGNSIEVVFKNGKCIMADLVILSIGVRPETTLAKQAGLKIGERGGIAVNDYLQTSDENIYAVGDAIEYKHPITGKPWLNYLAGPANRQARICADNMLLGNKIKYEGAIGTAIAKVFDLTVASTGMAAKQLKKEEIPYISSVTHSGSHAGYYPNALQMSIKITFSPENGKLYGAQIVGYDGVDKRLDQIALLIKQQGTIYDLIQLEHAYAPPFSSAKDPIAIAGYVAENILLKRMNIITWRQLQQAQDGIILDVRTPDEFSLGAIPGAVNIPIDGIRDHLNEIPQDKNIYIYCAVGLRGYLASRVLMQHGFNNVFNLSGGYKLYQAATTPVVLNDKDMIACSLGLGDSNANKMEIETIKIDACGLQCPGPIMKLKKSIEDINIGERLEVISTDPAFRRDSQAWCNMTGHKMISQSADSGKYISVIEKVEKKKVSNEISEVSVENNNKGKTFIMFSDDLDKALATFVLANGAVATGEKVTIFFTFWGLNAIKITKKPKVQKDIFGKMFSMMLPSDTMALKLSKMHMMGIGSKMMRFIMKKKGIDSLESLRQQAIDSGVEFIACQMSMDVMGVKEEELLDNVTIGGVATYMERADKSNINLFI, via the coding sequence ATGAGTAAAGAAAAGTACATTATTATTGGAGGAGTAGCTGGAGGTGCAACAACAGCTGCCAGAATCAGACGTATAAATGAGGATGTTGAGATTGTCTTGTTCGAAAAGGGAGATTATATCTCTTATGCTAATTGTGGTCTACCTTATTATATAGGTGGAGTTATAAGCGAACGTGAAAATTTATTTTTGCAAACTCCGGAATCGTTTGGCTTACGTTTCAATATAGATGTAAGAGTTCATTCGGAAGTAATCAGTATTGATCGCAATAACAAAGAAGTTATTGTTCGTTCTCAAAGCGGAGAAGAATACAAAGAGAAATACGATAAGCTTTTGTTATCTCCGGGAGCTGCACCTGTTCGTCCTGCTTTTCCTGGAATTGATTTAGATGGCATTTTTACTTTACGTAATGTAAATGATACAGATGCCATAAAAAACTATATGGATACCCATTCGGTGAAAAAGGCTGTTGTAGTTGGAGCCGGATTCATCGGTTTGGAGATGGCCGAGAATCTTCAGCATGCCGGAGCAGAAGTTTCCATCATTGAAATGCTCAATCAGGTAATGCCACCAATTGATTATTCAATGGCCTCACTTGTACATCAACACTTGCAGGATAAAGGGGTAAATCTGTATCTGGAACATGCTGTTAGTGCGTTTACAAAAAAAGGAAATTCCATCGAGGTGGTATTTAAAAACGGCAAATGTATAATGGCCGACCTGGTAATTCTATCCATTGGTGTACGTCCCGAAACTACATTGGCTAAACAAGCCGGTCTGAAAATAGGAGAGAGGGGAGGTATTGCGGTAAACGATTACTTGCAGACTTCCGACGAAAATATTTATGCTGTTGGTGATGCTATTGAGTATAAGCATCCTATAACTGGGAAACCATGGCTCAATTATCTGGCTGGTCCGGCCAACAGACAAGCACGTATATGTGCAGACAATATGTTACTTGGTAACAAAATAAAATATGAAGGAGCTATAGGAACTGCAATAGCAAAAGTCTTCGATCTGACTGTTGCTTCTACAGGAATGGCTGCAAAGCAATTAAAGAAAGAAGAAATCCCTTATATATCTTCAGTAACTCATTCGGGTTCTCATGCCGGTTATTATCCTAACGCTCTACAAATGAGTATTAAAATCACCTTTAGTCCGGAGAACGGAAAACTTTATGGTGCTCAGATTGTGGGATACGATGGCGTTGATAAACGACTCGACCAGATAGCACTGCTGATTAAACAACAAGGTACGATTTATGATTTGATTCAACTGGAACATGCGTATGCTCCTCCTTTCTCATCAGCAAAAGATCCTATTGCTATTGCCGGATATGTGGCAGAGAACATTCTGCTGAAAAGAATGAATATTATTACCTGGAGACAACTGCAACAAGCTCAGGATGGTATAATTCTGGATGTGCGTACTCCTGATGAATTCTCACTGGGAGCAATTCCGGGTGCAGTAAATATTCCAATAGATGGAATTAGAGATCATTTGAACGAAATTCCTCAGGATAAAAACATTTATATCTATTGCGCAGTAGGACTGAGAGGTTATCTTGCTTCAAGAGTGCTGATGCAGCATGGTTTTAACAATGTGTTTAATCTGTCGGGAGGATATAAGCTATATCAGGCAGCAACAACTCCTGTAGTTCTTAATGATAAAGACATGATTGCCTGCTCTTTAGGCTTGGGAGATAGCAATGCTAATAAAATGGAGATAGAAACTATCAAGATAGATGCTTGTGGATTGCAATGCCCTGGCCCTATCATGAAATTGAAAAAGAGTATAGAAGATATTAATATTGGCGAACGTCTCGAAGTTATCTCAACCGATCCGGCTTTTCGTCGTGATTCTCAGGCGTGGTGTAATATGACAGGACATAAAATGATCTCACAATCAGCCGATTCTGGCAAATATATTTCAGTTATTGAAAAAGTGGAAAAGAAGAAAGTTTCTAATGAAATTAGCGAAGTATCAGTCGAAAATAACAATAAGGGGAAAACTTTTATCATGTTTAGTGATGATTTAGACAAAGCTTTGGCTACTTTTGTACTCGCAAATGGAGCAGTTGCTACAGGAGAGAAGGTAACTATCTTCTTTACGTTCTGGGGATTGAATGCAATTAAGATAACAAAAAAACCAAAAGTTCAGAAAGACATCTTTGGAAAAATGTTTTCGATGATGCTTCCTTCGGATACTATGGCATTGAAGCTTTCTAAAATGCACATGATGGGAATTGGCAGTAAAATGATGCGGTTTATCATGAAAAAGAAAGGCATCGATTCTTTGGAATCATTACGCCAACAAGCTATTGATAGTGGAGTGGAATTTATTGCTTGTCAGATGTCAATGGATGTAATGGGAGTGAAAGAAGAAGAACTGCTCGATAATGTTACAATTGGAGGAGTGGCTACATATATGGAACGAGCTGACAAATCCAATATCAACCTGTTTATTTGA